Part of the Anopheles gambiae chromosome 3, idAnoGambNW_F1_1, whole genome shotgun sequence genome is shown below.
taaccaagaataatgcaaaataaggtttagtagcatattgatgtaatttttgccacttcgaaaataagctgaAACCAGTGTCACAGAGATGCGCTGAAGTTTtacatgatatatttttaaagatatgatatttctatacaatttgtctcaagaaagcaaggcgattgaatgcgtacttttactaatataacaaaaaatacaaaaatgcttcacgtggggcaaaatggacagttacgcttggggaaaaatgggcagatgcttttgacatctggcgcttggtgaggctatggttttgtatttgtcgcctcaataatgatgaCAGACACAACTTGAAAagattcgattttgtagatttaaacgtgtaaaaactgttataattttttttttataacataattaacatatttttggaagaattttaagggcttttctgatcagcaaaacaaaaagatagaacgaaaatacatttcaagaAACGTGcacaaaagcatagaccattacctaagcgcagttgttgtggcccatattgccccagtgttttgacgtttcacagtttgttttcatatgcccattttgccccggggctatgcccattttaccccgcgtgtcaaaatagcttctcataaaacatcaactttgattttacattattttcatgtttttaagttgttttcattctatgtgacaattttaatccatagataaatggtggaggcatacaataatgaaagaaaaaatgtgttttgtggcatattcaaaggaatattcagtaatctgcttaacatgcccattttgccccgcttttcCATACCATAAATATGCATGTTTTGGGACATCAACATAGTTATTAAATGGAAGGTGAGAAAAATGTGGAGCTgaacgttattttaaaacatatttgtttattgaacATATTTCGCTGcaatttataaataaagcttgtAACTGAGCACACTAATCTCCCTATTAATAATCTTCAACATTTAAAGCTTTGAGAGTTTTTGTCTTTGTTGTTTTCAAAACGGTCGttacccttttttgtttttcagatGATTGAAAGACGAAGAAAATAACTTTTACCAGCATAAGCGTAAGTTAAGCCAGCAATTATAACAGTGCCAGGAAAACTAATAATGTAAAAAGTGTCtcaataatgtaaaaaaagccAGAAAAAACGCATGGAATAATATTTTCTGaacaaaataaaccaaaacagATCGTTTTTTAGATGATTGAAAGACGAAGAAAATAACTTTTACCAGCATAAGCGTAAGTTAAGCCAGCAATTATGACAGTGCCAGGAAAACTAATAATGTAAAAAGTGTCtcaataatgtaaaaaaagccAGAAAAAACGCATGGAATAATATTTTCTGaacaaaataaaccaaaacacaTAATAAAACAAGTTTTCCTATAAGAAATAATGTGATTTTTGCCCAAGCTATGGTCTAAACTGCTCTCACTGTGCACTGGCTAGTTATCACCCTTTTGTGTAGTAATAATTACGCAAAACAGAATCCAACACACAACCACTGAACCCAGCATTGTGCTGTTACTAAATAATCCCCCACTCGACAAGTAACGGCAGTGATTCAAACGGTGCACCACTTTGTGCGTACGATTTGTGCACAGTTCATCAATCAGAGAACAAGCGACGGCACATTAGCCGTGTCATCGATACACATCACCCGCTCATTCCCTCCGCGCCAGCGGGAAAAACAATGGCAATGCAAAATGAGGTGCAATATTCGCTGCAATCTCGACCATCTAAACCTCTCGGTGCCCTACCAGGCAAAAGAAAAGTCGGGTCGGGGGGTGTTTCGTCGGAAGTGGTGCACTAATGGGTGCCTGATAGGGTTTAATGTGCTGCTTGATATGGTACATATTGTAGCATAAAAGAGAGGTGGAGAGCATGGTGCAGCTAATCGAGCCAAACCGGGGGCATTGTTTGACCCGCCAGTAACGAGAACGGCATACAAACGCCATTCTAATAAGGGGCAAGCTTGCGTTGCATTGAATGCAAAACCGCCCGTGACAAAAAGGTCGACTATAAACAGGTTTAAAAAACGCGTggcacgagcgcgcgcgctaaCACAAAGCATTTATCGCATCAGCGTCGCACGCATTAGCCAGCATTGTGTTGCTGCCGATGAAAGCGATTGGTATCAATTACAATCCTtaatgcccccccccccccagatcGACCTGACCTGGTGGGTTTGTGGTATAAATTATAACGTTGTAAATATTGGCGCTGCCATAATTTGTGCTACGATTAGCGTTTACTCTTCTCACTTGCCACCGGTTGCATCGTCTGGGGGTCGTGTTTAGTGGTTTGCAACATTGTGCCTTCCGCTGGTTGTGGTTTTATCCGCCCGTTTCGATTCCCCGTTTTTTCCCACCTAATTTGCAATGCTAGTTTTGgagtgattttgtgtgtttctttttttgtgttagtgaaaaagaaaaacgagaaACTCACCACGCGCGCGTGGTGAACGGTGACGCGCCCGATATGTATGCAATCGTGCGGAAAATGAAGCGCAGGCGAGTTTGGATGTGTTtaatggtgctgctggtgttgccaAGCGCATTGATCCGCAACTCGGTGCTGGCCGTTTGTCCGCTGGTTGCATCGTGTGATGAGGGTACGGCACCGTACCGCACGATGGACGGTTCGTGCAACAGTCTGTACAGTCCGCTGTACGGGACACCGTaccagccgtaccggcgactACTGCCGGCCTGGTACGCGGACGGTGTGTCGGAACCGGCCCGTATGGCCTCGGGCCGACCATTACCCAACGCTCGGCAGCTTTCAATGGCACTGTTCGGCGAGGCGGAAGGTCGGGACGGGCGCAACACCATCATTAACATGCAGTTCGGGCAGCTGGTGGCGCATGACATGAGTTTTACCGCGGATGGTAAGTTGGCCGACGGTGGAGGCggtgatgaaaatggatgGACCACCAGACGGCACTGGAGAAACAGGTGAAACGTGTTGAAACGAATTTAAGGATACATATGTTACAAGCAGTGGCACAGGGACGGTGGCAAGCCAGCACTCAGAAGCGATAACGGGAATTTTTTCCTTTGGCAAAGAAATGGTGGCTTATTATCTCCAAACTACCTTCGTTGAGCCAAATACGGGATTATTTATTCTTCATTTTCTCCTTGGATACCTCTAGGTGGCAAACAAACTTGCACGTTTCATCTCAGCCGTTTTAATCTTTATTCATGATGGTGTTGAACTATTTAGctctttttatttcatttgccGCAGTATGAGGCTTAAGATGGGCAAAAACAAAGAATCCCGTAAGCCGTAATCTTTCCTCAtggatgaaacaaaacaaaattaaatcacaTAATATTTCTTGGTAAGCGGATTTGGCAGACAAGTTGGTGTAGACGATTTTGGCATTTCTAAAAAAATCCATTCTTCTTGTTCGTTTGTCTCTTCGACGGGATAGTTGTTTGTTTGAGCATGATATGTTTGTACGTTTGCGTGGTATCCACCACGATTTCTGTAATtgttattacagggtttacctagccaatcgggCGTtgtcaaagcgttatcggtcgccgtaaatacttcTTCGGGCGACGtcaaccctcaattgggcactgtcatttctattcgggccttgtgaagtatgaatcggacATAGTGCAGAATGAATGCGGCCTAATTTAATATCAACTTGAGGTGTAGCCATTTTGTTTAACATGTGCTTagactcttcttcttcttcttttgcttttatcTGACTAGTTGCCTGTTTTCTGTCTTCACTTTGGCTACATAACGAATATTTAACTACTGGTATTTCCATAACATACCATCACTATCGCTTAACCGCACACGGCTTGGTCGATGAACTCACAGCTGTAATCGAAAAACGGTACGCTTTGTGTAATTCTTTCGTTGCGCTGCGGTGGTGTGCTGTCGATGTCACGAGCAACGGTCACTGGTCGTCGTAGCGAAGGAAGATTCGGGTATTGCTCTTATACTTTATTCGCGGAGATGATACTTTCTTTTTAtctgtcacggtcgccatgtagtGTTCAGTTCAAGAGTTAGCTAATGGTTTATTCAGACACTCTTAATCCTAATACAATATCATCTTACGTACTAGTCCCTACGCATACTTATTTACTATCCTCAAGCTACCTATTGACGATTGAGTTCCTGTTGAGTTCCGTGCCTAGCCTTAAGCTGCCTATTAACGAATGTATATCACACTCGCTATCGTAAACGTGATAATTGATAAAGAAGTTCGAGAAGGAGTCGTGCGGAAACGAAGTCGTAGTCATTCAGAGTTtgaatcgcccggagtcaaagtcatccggaatcggagtccTCCAGAGTGGCAGTCGGCCGGAGTCAGAGTTGTCCGGAatcgaagtcatccggagtcggagtcgtccgggcTCCGAGTCAACTGGGGTCAGTCAGTGTCGATACTGGATACAGCCTGTTCAAGGATGTTGTGCAAAGCAATATTTTCGTCGATAAGCTGCAAATGCCTGTATACGAAATGCACGCGCAAAGCAAAAGACGAAAAACaactaaacgaaatgaaatgctgGCCCAACACTGATCAACTCCGATTCCAGTTCGATACTGATTCCGGCTGACACCGGTTGACtctgactccagacgactctgatTCCAGATGGCTTGGGTTTAGCATGATTCAAAAACAGACTAACAATAATTGGAGTCTATTGGATTTCGTGGGTGCGCTACAGAAAGCTCATTAATATTCTGAACAATTGAATTACGTCTTATTTATGGAAGAATATAAGTTCATCTAAAGGTGTTACTCTAGTCTGGTATTCTTGTATGGTCTGTATTGCTGTGCTAACTATTTATCCAGCCGGTCCCGTGACTTAAGCCCTTAGTTCTACTATCCAGCTATGGGTAATGACTGAAAGCCAATCCTCTTTGCGATACAGACAGGCCTTAGACGACAACAATTGTTGCGCCAAAGAAGAGCAGAGTAactatttatttatcatttgaCATCattgtaggggaaggtaggtaaagacggacactttgggtaagatggacacttctcataaatgcataaaaatggtaattttcgaaaaagtcaacaatgcagcatcctAACTTAGagttaaacaacacatttgagaaaaaTTTTGGCATACTATGtgcaaaattgtttaaatccaagaaaaaaaatattgttttttttcaatcgtgTGCtcccttgtggatctaatttgactactgcgGATCTTAAGCTCTGTAACTTGCTTTGTATATAttttcggaagttttattaCATGAATGTATTGTCTTGCAAAAAACAGAtgaaagaacgagaatgaaagatatacaaaatattgttttctggtggtttaaacatcctgacaccaaagcgggaaagacggaccctttgttgtagggaaagatggacaccgaatttattgatttattttacttctcatatcaattggtgatgaatatatttcttcaaataccttaaagAAGGGCATTCCGAAGCTATAAACCAATCAGcaactagagaaagtattaaaataagcgagaaatgaaacaccggtcaaaatagtaggctttcgttatgctattactcgctcgacgcgCCTCATCGCTTCACGAAATCCTATATCTTGTCACGACTTGGccaactttaagcaataaaaagatgatgCATTAATACGACATCTTTTAGGAATAGTTGAGAAATTCTATGCGATTACAAATATCAACTGTAATACAAATGGTGGaaacatggtggaaaattgttAACTATTAACAAGTTCCTCAAAAAATACTGTGGTCGTGGACTTTTCGCGGAGTAATTCcctaaaaggaagttctagactaTTTTTCTGTAAGCTGTAACAACGTCAGCTGTTAGTGCGTGATATTTcaaacatggtggaaaatggcttTAACTATTAACAAGTTACTCAAAAAATACTGTGGTCGTGGACTTTTTGCGGAGTAATTCcctaaaaggaagttctagacaATTTTTCTGTAAGCTGTAACAACGTCAGCTGTTAGTGTgtgatatttcaataatgctttagataCTGCATTCTACGATAAGTTACAAGTGAATTCCTAAATTCATGGCTGAATGAACCGTCGTTGCAATTTCCCTAGAATTGGTTTGTGTACGTACCAGGATGTGGAAAGCAATAGGATACGTTAAATTACTATAAAcctcttcaatttccaacgttttctatAGGTGTctatcttacccttcatggtgtccacctttcccatatcaggtgtctgTTTTACacgaacatttcaaaagatAATGTCTCGTCATATGCTCCAAGCCTTTTCACCATTAATTTCTAATGTTCAACATGGCTTTATGCCGAAACATTCGATTGAGACCAATCTAATATACTTACTTAACTTTTGCCACTCGTATATTAACAAGGGCTTACAGGTTGACGtcatttatactgacttctGCGCTGCTTTTGACAAGGTCAACCACTTTCTATTGCTATCTAAATTATCAAAGTATGGTGTTCACACAAATGTTGTTGAGTGGTTAAGAAGTTATTTAACTGATAGTTGCATTAACGTTAAGATAGGAACTAGTTTATCTGCCACATTCCATAATTTATCTGGTGTTCCTCAAGGGAGTATATTAGgacctttactatttattatatttattaacgatgtcgtgtttgctattcctcatgtgaaattgttattatatgctgacgatctaaaaatgttcctacctgttaaatattctgacgactgtgaaatgttacaagactcgttaaactatttttctgcatggtgttttaataatgaaatgttacttaatgttagcaaatgtagttgtataacattctcaaagaaaaaaaatcctattatttataactacaaaatcaatgaagacagcgttccacgtttttctcaggttcgggacttaggagttattttagacagtaagcttagtttatttagccattatcaaactatcgtcactaaagctcttaaactgttaggatttgtcttacgtgtctcggccgactttaaagatcctttcagttaaaaaacattatactgttctttagtccgtcccatcctggaatttgccagtgcagtttggtgtccccatcaaatcacatacatagataaaattgaaaaaaatcagaaaaaaatcacacgtgttatgtttcatcgtctTCCCTGGTCAAACCAAATTCCACGTCCTTCGTATAATGTTCGGTGTTTACTATTTGGCTTACAGACTTTACAGCATAGGAGAACTACGGCTCAGATAACTtttatgcataaattattaattggggattttgatgcacctgacattttaaattttatttgcttttctactccctctagaggtcttagaagtagagagctactaagaagcccttttagatcgactggttttggtgccaatgatccactgctcaaaatgattgatgtgtataataggttagggttatcagcagatttaaatcaatccgttagtcaGCTGCGTCAGCATATTCAAGTTAGTTCTAGGGCCATACTTTAAACTTGTACTCTGTaagcattaagttatttaggcatactgcccgataactttgattcaaataaataaaacagtacgaaaaaaatcatgtttttaattcataaaaaaacacaaaaatcgaaggaaacttaaaagtttcaacacattttctgataaaacatgagtgtaagataatgtatgcacattttcatggtcgttgaacttatatatccctagattttACCATTTCTCTTAACATGTCCGCCTTTACATACCTTCCcctatggattttttttttttgtaaaaaggCATGTTTGGAAGCTTCAACATGTTTTGAATGGGCTTAATTTTTTGACAAACTGTTCCTGTATTCTGTTTTAGCAATCAATATGAAcatcttgtttttgttacaagtatttacaaaaaataatgtaaacatTAAAGTAGACAACAAAACAATCTATGAGTTTGAGCTGTGCAGGAggaaaaaataagcaaattgaaaaaaaatcatctttttccttctctaatcatcatcaatcaatctttactaaaaaaaaaagaatatatatatataaagtaAAACCTGGAACACAAAATTCCACTGAAGATTaagaaattattttgctgttgAGATGTGTTTAACAATTGATTTCCATCCATTATTACCGTTCCATTCCATCCAGTGTTCGGAGTAAAGTGTTGCCCTGGCGGTAAACGAATTCCACCGGACCTGCTACCGCCCCGCTGCATGCCGCTTGAAGTACCGCCGGACGACCCAGTACTACCCCCCGAGGACATCCAATGCATGAGTATGTTACGCACCAAAACCACCCTCGAGCATCCGTGCGTGACAAACTACGGCACCGCCGAGCAGCTTTCCTCCGTAACGGCCTTTCTGGACCTTTCCATCGTGTACGGTAACAGCCACGACCAGACGGCCAGCCTGCGGGAACATCGTGCGGGGCGAATGTTGGTCGAGCATCGGCACGGTCAAGACTGGCCACCGCCCAACCCGAACGCCAGCCACCTCTGCCAGATGCGGCACGAGACGGACGTGTGCTATCTGACCGGCGACTTGCGCTCCAACCAGAGCCCCCATCTGGCCATCCTGCAGATAGCGCACCTGCTCGAGCACAACCGGTTGGCAAGCGAGCTGGCTCGGCTCAATCCCTGCTGGGACGAGGAGCGCCTGTTTCAGGAGGCACGCCGTATCAACATCGCCAAATACCAGTCGATCGTGTTCAACGATTGGCTGCCGATGTACCTGGGCCGTGCGAACATGCTGCAGCACGGCCTGCTGCAGGACGGTACTGATGCGGACGGGTTCGTCCGGGACTACAACCCCCTGGAGGATGCGACCGTAAGCAATGCGTTCGGTACCGCTGCCTTTCGGTACTTTCACAACATGATTGTGGGCCAGCTTGGGTAAGCCTGCGACTAAGCGTGTCCCCATTAGATCTGCCACCAAGTGTAAGGCGTTCCGTTTGCAGGCTGTACCAAGAATCCGGGACGGAGCAATCCctcctgtccgattccgttcGCCTTTCGGACTGGCTGCGGCGTCCGGGCGTCCTGGAGCAGAGCAACAATCGGGAGCTGCTGACGCGGGGCATGACCAGCCAGCCGCACGACGCTGCCAACGACCAGCTGACGCCCGAGGCCAAACACTTTCTCTTCCGGAACGCGAACCCTTACGGTGCCGATCTGAAGGCGATCGATATACACCGGGCCCGGGACCATGGACTTGCCCGCTATAACGACTTCCGGGAGCTGTGTGGACTGGGGCGCGCTACCCGATGGGAGGATCTGTATGGTGAAATTCCACGCGCTACAGTTGACCGGTTGGCCCGCTGGTACGACACGGTGGACGATGTGGAGCTGGCGGTGGCCGGAGCGCTGGAAAATCATCGGGAGGCTGGTGCAACCGTTGGACCAACGTTCCTGTGCATCCTGCTCGAGCAGTTCCGGCGTACGCGGACGGGCGATAGGTTCTTCTTTGAAAATGGTGTTGGCGCTGGGTTTGACGCTAGCCAGCTGGGTGAGCTGCGGAAAGCGACAATCGCACGGTTGCTGTGCGACAACACGGAAGGGCTCAGGAGGATGCAACCGAACGCGTTCCTGCTGCCGGAGGCGGATGGAGGCAACGCGCCGGCAGCTTGCGACGAGCTGCCGGAGGTATTGCTGGAACCGTGGCGTGGACGATAGGGTGCCTGGATGCCTGGGAGTCGCATGGAACATCAGTGAGAGTGGAGTTGAAATTGGATTATTTGCCAAAAATGTTTGCTCTTCTGCACGCGGGAATGGTGAAACTCGGAATGAGTATTTACGTTAGCGAACGGTTTTGAAATAGAGACACGGTGCAGGCTGTACCGTTCGAACTGTTATTGGAATTCTGTGTAAATATGAGTAATTCAATAGACCGTTCGAATGAGTTTCCGGACAAATGTAAATGGTGCAACGGTTTTGGCCAGCTTGACCGCGGGTGTGCGGGAATTTAGCAATGAAAATGGTTGTTTTATACTTATTTTGGGTCGCATTTTGGTTCGCCCCAGCATTCGGAGAAATTCTTTACACATTCATTATACGCTCATTTGCATGCCATTGTATTTCTGTATGTATTTATCCTGCTTACCTTGTATTCATATTTTGTATAATATGGGGACTCATTATATTGAAGGTATATCGGTTGATTTAGTATTTGATTAACTTTGCCAATTTTTATATAAACTACTGTTCAAAGAATCACTGAAATCATCAAACGCGCGTTTGAAGTATCCATAGGCCCGTAGCGTAGTATAGGCCGCCAAGAAATCGTCGTAATACAATTACACGGTAAAACATCATTCAGGATCTCTTAGTTTAATAAAATCGACAAACCAAAACTAATAAGAATGATACG
Proteins encoded:
- the LOC4577765 gene encoding peroxidase; protein product: MYAIVRKMKRRRVWMCLMVLLVLPSALIRNSVLAVCPLVASCDEGTAPYRTMDGSCNSLYSPLYGTPYQPYRRLLPAWYADGVSEPARMASGRPLPNARQLSMALFGEAEGRDGRNTIINMQFGQLVAHDMSFTADVFGVKCCPGGKRIPPDLLPPRCMPLEVPPDDPVLPPEDIQCMSMLRTKTTLEHPCVTNYGTAEQLSSVTAFLDLSIVYGNSHDQTASLREHRAGRMLVEHRHGQDWPPPNPNASHLCQMRHETDVCYLTGDLRSNQSPHLAILQIAHLLEHNRLASELARLNPCWDEERLFQEARRINIAKYQSIVFNDWLPMYLGRANMLQHGLLQDGTDADGFVRDYNPLEDATVSNAFGTAAFRYFHNMIVGQLGLYQESGTEQSLLSDSVRLSDWLRRPGVLEQSNNRELLTRGMTSQPHDAANDQLTPEAKHFLFRNANPYGADLKAIDIHRARDHGLARYNDFRELCGLGRATRWEDLYGEIPRATVDRLARWYDTVDDVELAVAGALENHREAGATVGPTFLCILLEQFRRTRTGDRFFFENGVGAGFDASQLGELRKATIARLLCDNTEGLRRMQPNAFLLPEADGGNAPAACDELPEVLLEPWRGR